In Pueribacillus theae, the DNA window CAAGCCGCAGCCCGCACCTGCAACAATGTCCGTAGGGTAGTGAACGCCAAGATAAACTCTGCTTATCGCAATAAGAGAAACGATGGCAATGGTTGCTAGCAGCCACATCATTCTGTTTTTCTGCCTGACATTAAGAATATGCAAAAATAAATAAAACAAAAAACCGAACACAACGGTAGAATTCATCGCATGTCCGCTAGGAAAGCTAAAGCCGCCAACTTCGATAAGCGAATGAAAGGAAGGGCGTTCCCTCTCAAACCATCCTTTTAGCAAAGTGTTGACTCCTCTCACGCCCCAAAATGCGATCATCAAAAAAGCGAATTCAATAAAACGCTTTTTATAGATTAAAAAGATAGAAACGATAATCGTGATAGGAAGCAAAATTTTGAACGATCCAATTTCGGTAAATACGTAAAACGCAACTGTCAAAAAGTTTGTTCTGATGCTCTCAAAAAACAAAAGGATTTTCTCATCAAATTTTACAGAAAGTGGCTTTTCAAAGGTAAATGCAAGTCCAATAAACAAAATTAAACTTATCCAAACGACTAAACGTTTCAACTTCGAAGAACCTCGTTTCAAAAACATTTTTCTTTTCTTACATTATGCCATAAAAAGAAAAAATACTTTACCACTAAACTGCGGTTAAAGTATTTTTAGATTTTTTATCTGTTTTTGAAAAAATAAGGTTGTGAACCGTTACCTCAGGTCTGCTCCCGACTCGGATATTCACACCGGTTTGTCCAAGGCCTTCACTAATGTAAAATCGCTTGCCATGCAGCATATGAAGCCCTTTGACGATATTCATCTGGACGAGCTTTCCCATTTTGGCAAGATGGTATGGCTTCGGCCAGTGAATCTGTCCGCCGTGGAAATGCCCGGACAACAAATAGTCGTATTGAACATTTTCCATCTCAAGCACGATATTCGGATCGTGCGTTAAAACTAAATTAATCCCTTTTCCTACACCTGAATAGGAAGCGGAAATGTTGCTTCGATTCGTACTATAATCATCAATCCCAATAATATTCAGCATTTCCCCATTCATTTCAATTGACTGATATTCATTTTTCAAAATATGGCAGCCGAAAGAACGCAATGTTTCCTCTAAGAGCTGTAAATGATTTTTCCTCAAGACATAATCATGGTTGCCAAATACAGCGTAGATGCCATGTTTCGGTTTTAATGTTTTCAGTATTTTTAAATAGGGCTTTAATTTTGGAATCGAACGTTTTCGATCAAGAAAATCACCAGTAAGTGCAATGAGATCAATTGGACGATCTTTTAAATGCTCGTACAAATCCTCAGGCGTGACAGAAATATTCTCAAGATGCAAATCCGAAATATGGAGAATCTGAAGATTTGTTCCATCTAGCCTCACTCCATTAATAGGAATTTCAATTTCGTTAATAACGACATCTTTCGTATTTTTATATGCTTTAAAAAGTAAACCTATTAGCAGTAGAGCAATAGATAGCAAAATAAAAAAAAGCATACCAATCCACTCCCTCTATATTTAAGTATAGAAGACGAGAATTGGCAGGTACAGTGGTAAATCATGGGCATACTTATGATTTACTATACTTCTCAAACAATGCTGCTTTTGACATAAACAAATAATTCGGCTTGTGACGAAACGAATCTTTCCACGATAAATTAGCAGTCGTTAAATAAAGAATTGGAAACTGAATAAACCATTTAAACCATTTATAGAAACGGCTTGAAATCTCAATTGTTTCAAATCCGAGGCGCCCGGAACCACGATTTAGCGTTGTGATGCCAATAATCCCCTTTATCTCGTCACATTTATCGTGTTCTTTAATGAAAGTGACAAGTTCAGGCAGCGAACGCTCAACCGAACGGTAAATCCACTTTCCCTTTTGCAGTTCGTTCGCAAAGTGCTTCGTCTCTTTTAGAATTTGAACATTATGCAAGTGGATCTTAATTAATATATCATTGCGTTTGATTGCTGTTCCATCGGAGAGGACTGCCTCACACCCTTTATAGCAAGTGGTTCGTACTCTGAGTATATTATGGTGATTGGGATACCGTTTGGCCAATGAAGTAAGGCGCGTACAATAATAATATAGGGGATCAAAACATTTCCAAATGTAAAATAAGCCTAACCTTAAAACCATCACAAGTCTCCTTTTACAGTTGTCTCTATACAATATGCGAAAGGAACATCGCTAGATTCTGATCAGCAATCCTTTTCTGAAAAAGGCTAATCTTTTTTTGTAATTTCCCATTTCTTTGTCATCCGACAAATATGTGAGAACGGCTTGTCCAATGCATTCTTCTTTAGGACGGCGCAAATCATATGCAAGGCCATTGGCAGACAAATAAGAAAAATTCATCTCTTCTTGTCCGGGCAATGTATGGTAAATAAATATCGGTATATGTTTATATAAGCTCTCGGTTACAGTAACACCGCCTGGCTTTGTAATAATGCCATTCATTTGCTCATAAATGCCATTCATTTCCCGGGGGTTTTGAATATAAGGCAACGGCGTTACATGCGATTCATTCATATTTTTAAGGGTTTCGTACAAACGTTTATTTTTACCGCAAAGCACGTAAAAGTGGATATTTTCAAAAGGCGTGAGCTTGCGGATAAATGATTGAATCCCCCCGACTCCAAGACTGCCGCCAGCCACGAGAAGATTGTATTTTGAAAACGTGTGATTGAAAGATTCTGAACGCTGTATAGAAGGGTGCAATGGGATGCCAGTTACAAAAATGGAACGCTCATTTACCCCACGTTGCATTAGTTGCTCCTTGAAAGACGTATCCGGGACCAAATGGAAATCAATCGCTTCTGTCCCCCATACGGAATTGATAAAATAATCGGTGTATACATTTACAATAGGAAGATCAATATGTTGTTTTAGTTTTAGTCGGTTTAAAATATAGGAAGGAAGTGCATGCGTACAAATAAGCCAGTCAGGCTGTTTTTCTCGAATAAGTTTTGCCATTTCCCTTTCAAATAGCAGTTCATAAAAGAGAAAACGTCCTTTTTCTTGGTTTTCACAAGCGTTTTTCCGGTAAAGCCAACTATAGAATGAAGGTAAATATTGAATAGCATATAAATAGGAGCGCGAAATAAAGGCTTCAGTCTTTTGAAAAGCAAATGAAAAAATATCCACACTTTCGCAAATGATGGACTTGTCATAGGTTTTAATCCAGGATGCCAACGCTTTAGCCGTTTGATGATGTCCTGAAGGCATTTTTAGAAAAGGTAAAAAAAGAACCTTCTTCATTTGTGATGCTCCTTAGAAGATAATGTTTCCTTTCTTTTTTTAAAATACCTCCTAAAGATGGCAAATATTCTTGGATAAAAAAGTAAAGAGACCGGTGAAATTTCAACCGATCTTTTTCCTTGAAGCGAATTAGAAATTCTTCCTAATATATTTTTTAGACATCAATTTGAGCCCTTTGAAGTTTTTCGCTGTAGTCGATATAAATACTTTTCCATTCCGTAAAAACATCAAGAGCTGCTAATCCGGAATCACGGTGCCCATTTCCGGTTTCTTTCGTCCCGCCAAATGGAAGATGGATTTCCGCCCCTGTCGTTCCGGTATTTACGTAAACAATGCCCGTATCCAAGTCACGCAGTGCCTGAAAAACCTTGTTCACATTTTTCGTAAAAATTGAACTCGATAATCCGTAAGAAACATTGTTATTGACATCAACAGCCTCTTCTAAGCTGTCAACCGGGATCAGCGAAGTAACCGGTCCGAAAATTTCCTCTTTCGCAATTCGCATAGATGGACTTACATCTGTAAATAATGTCGGCGCATAGTAGTTTCCGCCAGCGAGCGAGCGGTTCGATAATTTCCTGCCGCCAACAAGCAATTTTGCCCCTTCCCTCTTGCCGATTTCAACATAATTGTGAATTCGGTCCAAAGCTTGTTCATGAATGACAGGCCCAATTTGTACCGTTTCATCTAATCCGTTTCCTATTTTCAATGAACGCATTCTTTCAATTAAACGATTTTCCAATTCGGTTTTCACTTTGCGATGAACAATGATACGGCTGCACGCCGTGCACCGCTGCCCACTCGTACCGAACGCACTCCAAACGATGCCGTCAATCGCCAAGTCAAGATCTGCATCATCCATGACAATAACTGCATTTTTTCCACCCATTTCCAACGAAACTCTTTTTAAAAGCTTGCCGCCCCTTTCCGCAATTGTCCGCCCGACTTCATTTGAGCCAGTAAATGAAATGACCTGTATATGCGGATGTTCAACGATGGCGGATCCAACCTCAAGGCCTGTTCCATACACAAGGTTTACTACACCGTCTGGAAGCCCGGCTTCTTCGAAAATCTTCACAAATGCTTCAGCTAAAAAAGGGGTTTCCGTTGCTGGTTTCCAAATGATTGTGTTGCCGGCGGCAATGGCCGGAAATGCTTTCCAAGATGCAATCGCAATTGGAAAATTCCACGGTGTAATGATTCCGACTACGCCAATTGGTTCGCGGACACTCATTGCGAATTTACTGCCAAGCTCTGAAGGTGTCGTATGTCCAAATAAGCGCCTTCCTTCTCCAGCCATATAGAAAGCCATATCGATCGCTTCCTGCACTTCGCCCCGTGCTTCATCGATCACCTTTCCCATTTCAAGCGTTAACATTTGTGACAGTTGTTCTTTTTGATCCTTCAACATCGCTCCGATGCGAAATAGGATTTCCGCACGCTGGGGAGCAGGAACAAGCCGCCATTGTTTCTGTGCTTCCTTTGCTGCGAGAACAGCCGCATTCACATCAGACTGATCAGATTGGATGACACGACCCAACAACTCGCCCGTAGCTGGATTTGTATTATCCGCAAATTGATTCGTTTTAGATGACACCCATTTCCCATTAATAAAGTTCATTGCTGTCTTCATTAGCCATCCCCTTTTCGACATAAATTCGATGCACTACTAATGTATGGAGGACAATCATTTAAATATGCCGGTTCAGTTATCCATATTGGCCATCGTGAATAGAATAATGTGATATACCAAATACGGCAATTAAGGAGGACAACCAATGAAAATCGCAGTTTTAGGCGCCGGATTAATGGGCAAAGAAGCGGCGAGAGACCTCGTAAACAGTCAGCAAGTTGAAAACGTTGTTCTTGCAGACCTTAATGTCAAAAAAGCTGAGCAAGTTTGCCAGGAATTGCAATCAAAAAAGCTATCCCATGCATTCGTTGATGCGTCTGACAGCAAAAGTTTAGATGCTTTTATAAAACCTTTTGACGTAATCATCAATGCGTTATATTATTCATTTAATGTTCACGTTGCAATGGCAGCCATTCGGATGGGCGTGCATGCAGTTGATCTAGGCGGGCACATCGGGAAAATCACTGATCATATTTTGAACCTTCATTCCGAAGCTAAAAAAGCCGGAATCACATACATTCCTGACCTAGGTGTCGCCCCCGGAATGATTAATATATTATCCGGGTATGGAGCCAGCATGCTCGATCAGGTGGATTCCATTTATCTTGCCGTTGGCGGGATTCCGCTTCGTCCCGAACCACCGCTTGAATACAATCATGTTTTTTCACTTGAAGGGCTTCTCGATCATTATACAGATCTCTCGACAATCATAAGGGACGGAAAGAAAATGCATGTGCGTTCTTTATCGGAAATTGAGCCGATTACTTTTGAAGGGTTTGGTAATCTCGAAGCCTTTCACACTGCTGGAGGGACATCAACTTTAGCTTACACGTTTCCGCATTTGAAAAATTTAGAGTATAAAACAATCCGCTATAAAGGTCATGCGGAAAAATTTCAACTTCTCGTTGATTTAAATATGACAAGAAATGATTTCGATATCGAGATTGATGGAGTAAAAGTTAAACCTAGGGACCTTTTGCTAGCACTATTAGAACCAATTCTTAAACTTGATGATAAAGATGATGTCGTACTACTGAAAATAAAAGTTGAAGGGCTAAAAGACGGTCAGCCGATCGCCCATCATTTTAAAATGGAAACATTGAAAGATCGAACACAAAATGTAACAGCGATGGCTAGATGTACAGCAAACACAATATCCGTCGTCGCCCAAATGATCGGAAACGGAACGATCTCTAAAAAAGGCGTATTTCCCCCAGAGCAAATCGTTCCAGGTGATCTGTACGTGAAAGAAATGGCGAAACGGGGAGTAGCCATCAAGCATACGCCAAATATGCTATAATGATTGAAGAAACAAGCAGGAAAGGATTAAAAGGTATGATTGTTAAAGCCGTTGAAACGGATAAAGAAATGAACGATGCGCTATATGTTCGATCCGTCGTCTTTGTTGAAGAACAGCATGTTCCGGTCGAATTGGAAATTGATGAACATGAGAATCATGCCATACACTTTATTGTTTACAACGATGAAGAAAAACCGATCGGTGCCGGAAGATTAAGAAAAGTTGATAACGGAGGAAAGATCGAAAGGATTTCTGTATTAAGAGAGTTCCGCAATAAGGGCCTAGGGCGCCTGCTTATGCAAAAGATTGAACAAACTGCAAAAGAAAAGCAATGGCTGCCTCTTCTGTTAAACGCCCAAATTCAAGTTGAAACCTTTTACAAAAGCCTTGGTTATTCGACATGCTCCGAAACATTTATGGAAGCGGGAATTCCTCATGTTTCAATGAAGAAAGTTAATTTTGGCTCATAAATTTTCCCCCCTCAGGCAAATCTAAGAGGAAGTACATGCCAAAGGGGGAATTTTTATGTCTTACGGTTATATAGCAATTGAACTGGTCGTTGGCTTTATCATGCTTCTCATCTTAACGAAGCTGTTTGGAAAAACGCAAATTAGCCAACTTACACCATTTGATTTTATTTCTGCATTAATTTTAGGTGAACTTGTTGGTAATGCCATTTATGATAAAAATGTTCACCTTGGTTTCATTTTATTTGCAACATTTACGTGGGCGCTTTTAATAATTATAGCAGAATGGATCACACAAAAATTAAGAAAAACGAGAAAATTCCTCGAAGGTGAACCTTCAATCGTAATCCGCAACGGCCTTATTGATCGAAAGCAATTAAAAAAGAACAAGATTGATATTGATCAACTGCAAAACTTGCTCCGGCAAAAAGATGTATTTTCGATACGTGAAGTAGAATACGCCATTTTGGAGTCAAATGGAAGTTTAAGTGTCTTAAAAAAGCCTATGTACGCAACGCCAACAAAAAGTGATCTTAAAATCCCGCCGAAGCCTGTTCATTTAGCTTTCCCAATTATTAGCGATGGGATCGTTGACGAAGAAAACTTGAAAGAAGCAGGGTTTGATGAAGCATGGCTGAGTAAACAATTAAAATTAAATAAAATATCCAATGCCAAAGAAGTATTTTACGCAGAGTGGAAACAAGATGAAGGTTTTTACTGTCAAAAGATATAAAAAGAAAAAAATCTCGATAAAGCGAGACTTTCATGTCTGGGGATATTTCATTATCATTCATTCACATAAGGGGAACAGTAAAATCCACTGTTCACAGCCTTTGTAAGAATGAGAAGAGTGTGAGCCGTCCGTACTCCTTAAAGTCCTCGGACGGTTCTCTTCTACACTCTTTTATCGATAAACTGCCCTGAAGACGATTGATATGGAATGTTTGCTTTTGTTTGCTGTGTTTTTTCCATATATTCATGTTTTTTATCTGTAAATGATCGATAAGATGCTTCATATTTGCTTATTTTTTTCACCGAGTCAATCCGCGAAACGATTACTTTTTTCGGTTGACTCATTCTTTCCTGATATTGTGAGTAATGAGAAAAAGAAATTGGAGAAATATAACCCATCAACATCTCTCCCATACTTCAATTGGTTTCTAAATTTTCAGTGAATACCTTGAGTATACCCTATTTCTTTATCACGCCGCAACCGTCCGTAAGACCCCCCCATTGAGGGAAGTTTCGCTTTATTAAATCCAGCGCCAACCACCAGGCTGATTTTCCTCTTGATTTGCCTCTTGATTTTCATTTGCCGTTTCTTGATTTTCTTCCCCAGTGTGTTCTTCCCTTTCTGCTGTACCTTCGGTTTGTTCAGGCCTTGGCGGAAAGAAAAATCCCCACGGATCTCTCATTACCGGAGCTTCTTCGTTTCGGGGTTCTTTTTTATTTCCATCTTCATCAACGAAAATAACTTCATTTGCTTTCACGATTAATTTATCAACGTGAATCTCTTTTGCCCTCCGTCTTTTTTTGTCCGACATTCTTTCATCCCCTCCAAATTTCATTTTCAGGACATATATATGCTGATTGAACCACGGACGTATAGGCTTCTACATATAAAATATGAAAACCTTGCTAAATTAATCTGGGGAGGAAAGTTGGTTAGCCTTTTTCGATCGCATGGCTGCTCACATCATCCCGTATGACATTCATAGGCTAGAACTTGGATTTATGCACAGCCTTAAAAATCTGTCACATTAGACAGCCCTTAAAATTGAAAGTGATTTGATTTCTTTTCTGGGCAGTTCAACAATCTGATGATTATCTGATAACCGAACAGTTACGAGTCCATCTAGATAAGATAGAATATGGCATTGATAAAATTTTTCCTGTGTCCTTATTTCACATGTGACGGTTGGCATGTTATTCGGAAGTTGTGTTAAAAAAAGCAGTTTTTCTTCAATTGTTTTATTTACGAATGCATTTTTTCGTACACCATGTTCAATGACATTTTCAGACCCTAATGGTTTAGATTGCTCCGTTTTCCCTTCCCTAACAGAATTCTTTTCATTTCCATCCTGTTTCTTTTGTATTTCTGTATCTTCCGCCATAGGAATGTTATTTTTTTCCCATTCTTGTTTCGATATTGCTTTCACTTGTTTCACTTGTTGATCAAGGAAAATTCCTTCAAATTTTGGCTGATGAATATACATTAGAGGTCTGCTTTTAAGTATCTGATCATTTTTTTTAGACACTTGGAACCCTCCTCCACTTTTAAATTCACATCCATAGATTATGCGAAGAAAAGAGGATTGTGCCTAGCTGGAAGACCGCGGCAAGAAAAAAGCAAATTTTCATGTACTTCGCGAGTCTGCAATGCCAGCACCTCGAAAGGCAACGAATATTAAGGCGCTCCTCTAGCGTTAAATCTGGGCGAATAAAAAAGCTTTGACTGTCGAAAGAAGACAGTCAAAGCCTTTACATTGAAATTAACCCATAATATGATAACCGCTGTCAACGTGCAAGATTTCGCCTGTGATTCCGCGGGATAAGTCGCTCATTAAAAATAGTGCAGTATCTCCGACTTCCTCTTGGGTTGTTGTACGCCTGAGCGGTGCTTTTTCTTCAATTTGCTTTAAGATGCTGTTAAAATCTGATACGCCTTTTGCAGCCAAAGTACGGATCGGCCCGGCGGAAATCGCGTTCACTCGAATATTATCTTTGCCGAGGTCACTTGCAAGATATCGGACACTTGCATCAAGAGATGCTTTTGCGACACCCATAATATTGTAATTCGGAAGCACCCGCTCCCCGCCTAAATAGGTCATCGTAAGGATGCTTCCACCTTCTGTCATAAGATGTCTCGCTTCTTTCGCTACGGCAGTCAACGAATAAGAACTAATGTTATGCGCAAGCAAGAAACCGTCTCTTGTTGTGTTCATATACTCGCCTTTCAGTTCGTCTGTGTTTGCAAACGCGATGCAATGCGCCAAACCGTGAATGACGCCAACTTCTTGCTTGATTTTTTCGAATGTTTCTTTAATTTCACCATCGTCAGTAATGTCACAAGGTAAAATAATCGAATCATTACGTTCCAGCGTTTCTGCCAAGTCTCTAACGTTTTTCTCTAGACGTTCCCCAGCGTAAGTGAAAATTAAACGAGCGCCCGCTTCGCTTAAACTTTTCGCAATTCCCCATGCGATACTCCGTTTATTTGCGACACCCATGACAACATATGTTTGTCCTTCCAATAAAAGACTCATCGTAATCCTCCCTTAAATCATTTCGTAATCTGTATGTAACCAAAATATGCCTTTCTATCAGTAAAGTATAGCATGAATGAACAAAGCAAAGAAACAAGTTTCCTTGCTTCATTTGCTTCGTTATTTTAATTAATAACTTAATAAATTTCTAAGCTCATTTACACTTTCTGTGCTGCCAGTCACAACAATCCGGTCTCCTAATTTAAGTTCGGTGTCTCCGTGAGGAACGATCGAATCTTTCCCCCTGAACACCCGGACAATAATCGCATCGCCTAAATAAGGAAACTGCCGCAGTGGAATCCCATCATATTGCGTATTGCTCATATTGATTTGGAAAAGCCCATTTTCCTGCTTTGTGAACATT includes these proteins:
- a CDS encoding phosphatase PAP2 family protein, yielding MKRLVVWISLILFIGLAFTFEKPLSVKFDEKILLFFESIRTNFLTVAFYVFTEIGSFKILLPITIIVSIFLIYKKRFIEFAFLMIAFWGVRGVNTLLKGWFERERPSFHSLIEVGGFSFPSGHAMNSTVVFGFLFYLFLHILNVRQKNRMMWLLATIAIVSLIAISRVYLGVHYPTDIVAGAGCGLLYLFIIIYLYQLTLRLKR
- a CDS encoding metallophosphoesterase, with the translated sequence MLFFILLSIALLLIGLLFKAYKNTKDVVINEIEIPINGVRLDGTNLQILHISDLHLENISVTPEDLYEHLKDRPIDLIALTGDFLDRKRSIPKLKPYLKILKTLKPKHGIYAVFGNHDYVLRKNHLQLLEETLRSFGCHILKNEYQSIEMNGEMLNIIGIDDYSTNRSNISASYSGVGKGINLVLTHDPNIVLEMENVQYDYLLSGHFHGGQIHWPKPYHLAKMGKLVQMNIVKGLHMLHGKRFYISEGLGQTGVNIRVGSRPEVTVHNLIFSKTDKKSKNTLTAV
- a CDS encoding YkoP family protein, whose product is MVLRLGLFYIWKCFDPLYYYCTRLTSLAKRYPNHHNILRVRTTCYKGCEAVLSDGTAIKRNDILIKIHLHNVQILKETKHFANELQKGKWIYRSVERSLPELVTFIKEHDKCDEIKGIIGITTLNRGSGRLGFETIEISSRFYKWFKWFIQFPILYLTTANLSWKDSFRHKPNYLFMSKAALFEKYSKS
- a CDS encoding MGDG synthase family glycosyltransferase, which produces MKKVLFLPFLKMPSGHHQTAKALASWIKTYDKSIICESVDIFSFAFQKTEAFISRSYLYAIQYLPSFYSWLYRKNACENQEKGRFLFYELLFEREMAKLIREKQPDWLICTHALPSYILNRLKLKQHIDLPIVNVYTDYFINSVWGTEAIDFHLVPDTSFKEQLMQRGVNERSIFVTGIPLHPSIQRSESFNHTFSKYNLLVAGGSLGVGGIQSFIRKLTPFENIHFYVLCGKNKRLYETLKNMNESHVTPLPYIQNPREMNGIYEQMNGIITKPGGVTVTESLYKHIPIFIYHTLPGQEEMNFSYLSANGLAYDLRRPKEECIGQAVLTYLSDDKEMGNYKKRLAFFRKGLLIRI
- a CDS encoding aldehyde dehydrogenase family protein — protein: MKTAMNFINGKWVSSKTNQFADNTNPATGELLGRVIQSDQSDVNAAVLAAKEAQKQWRLVPAPQRAEILFRIGAMLKDQKEQLSQMLTLEMGKVIDEARGEVQEAIDMAFYMAGEGRRLFGHTTPSELGSKFAMSVREPIGVVGIITPWNFPIAIASWKAFPAIAAGNTIIWKPATETPFLAEAFVKIFEEAGLPDGVVNLVYGTGLEVGSAIVEHPHIQVISFTGSNEVGRTIAERGGKLLKRVSLEMGGKNAVIVMDDADLDLAIDGIVWSAFGTSGQRCTACSRIIVHRKVKTELENRLIERMRSLKIGNGLDETVQIGPVIHEQALDRIHNYVEIGKREGAKLLVGGRKLSNRSLAGGNYYAPTLFTDVSPSMRIAKEEIFGPVTSLIPVDSLEEAVDVNNNVSYGLSSSIFTKNVNKVFQALRDLDTGIVYVNTGTTGAEIHLPFGGTKETGNGHRDSGLAALDVFTEWKSIYIDYSEKLQRAQIDV
- a CDS encoding saccharopine dehydrogenase family protein yields the protein MKIAVLGAGLMGKEAARDLVNSQQVENVVLADLNVKKAEQVCQELQSKKLSHAFVDASDSKSLDAFIKPFDVIINALYYSFNVHVAMAAIRMGVHAVDLGGHIGKITDHILNLHSEAKKAGITYIPDLGVAPGMINILSGYGASMLDQVDSIYLAVGGIPLRPEPPLEYNHVFSLEGLLDHYTDLSTIIRDGKKMHVRSLSEIEPITFEGFGNLEAFHTAGGTSTLAYTFPHLKNLEYKTIRYKGHAEKFQLLVDLNMTRNDFDIEIDGVKVKPRDLLLALLEPILKLDDKDDVVLLKIKVEGLKDGQPIAHHFKMETLKDRTQNVTAMARCTANTISVVAQMIGNGTISKKGVFPPEQIVPGDLYVKEMAKRGVAIKHTPNML
- a CDS encoding GNAT family N-acetyltransferase, with protein sequence MIVKAVETDKEMNDALYVRSVVFVEEQHVPVELEIDEHENHAIHFIVYNDEEKPIGAGRLRKVDNGGKIERISVLREFRNKGLGRLLMQKIEQTAKEKQWLPLLLNAQIQVETFYKSLGYSTCSETFMEAGIPHVSMKKVNFGS
- a CDS encoding DUF421 domain-containing protein; translated protein: MSYGYIAIELVVGFIMLLILTKLFGKTQISQLTPFDFISALILGELVGNAIYDKNVHLGFILFATFTWALLIIIAEWITQKLRKTRKFLEGEPSIVIRNGLIDRKQLKKNKIDIDQLQNLLRQKDVFSIREVEYAILESNGSLSVLKKPMYATPTKSDLKIPPKPVHLAFPIISDGIVDEENLKEAGFDEAWLSKQLKLNKISNAKEVFYAEWKQDEGFYCQKI
- a CDS encoding CotO family spore coat protein produces the protein MSKKNDQILKSRPLMYIHQPKFEGIFLDQQVKQVKAISKQEWEKNNIPMAEDTEIQKKQDGNEKNSVREGKTEQSKPLGSENVIEHGVRKNAFVNKTIEEKLLFLTQLPNNMPTVTCEIRTQEKFYQCHILSYLDGLVTVRLSDNHQIVELPRKEIKSLSILRAV
- the fabI gene encoding enoyl-ACP reductase FabI, whose amino-acid sequence is MSLLLEGQTYVVMGVANKRSIAWGIAKSLSEAGARLIFTYAGERLEKNVRDLAETLERNDSIILPCDITDDGEIKETFEKIKQEVGVIHGLAHCIAFANTDELKGEYMNTTRDGFLLAHNISSYSLTAVAKEARHLMTEGGSILTMTYLGGERVLPNYNIMGVAKASLDASVRYLASDLGKDNIRVNAISAGPIRTLAAKGVSDFNSILKQIEEKAPLRRTTTQEEVGDTALFLMSDLSRGITGEILHVDSGYHIMG